In one window of Microplitis demolitor isolate Queensland-Clemson2020A chromosome 4, iyMicDemo2.1a, whole genome shotgun sequence DNA:
- the LOC103574598 gene encoding uncharacterized LOC103574598, whose product MLFIVILLLVIFIIGVIYYMSQPLEEPTEEDSSPIPQIYVDDSKSDEKFVMKPVQDFITKLKKSLSKNPLLPKYADLFNKYEIYFTEAYDKYFVNKGIPNIREISFFSIAMISKYVETNKKSYLSVAENLIQNTYDRLNLTLTDKKIPWNINWYDISILLTRMLATYQLTDGDKELKQNSHKLIVKIIPKINESLGQVRDGLDLASILITRLITNYINDLNQFYSDTELEIFPFLAEKICTLNYTTDITSNGIYFDGSCVENKVATFENLSKFSEFYTVAFRTLDYPVDIDGFITGTFDKILHPTMNFIPYGLFGVEPIINCTEILSNNWPNYEKNSKFGAKIFPHIGLGVFKSPEFVFSLRVQREDIAAYESDPDNFEFPAGWIQMRKLYLTDVDYSKYENGMKWPELKLQPGVTSFADDQPNDFEKLKPKSGRKQFMRNDVKSLIGLLENGKKVVMYWRNEYNFDMYQNVDVIEFGVCTENGLVMRYDVNNKSDRVLNIKLSDNDIDDNLMQFEGKFLGMNYSEGVVRLEKNSRKVINWRQVFQTEVKPWVVNLDRTQQHISFSVGSDNYLIESYDDYHVVRRNGVLTLAGSYKTFSKEIIDHEEGGNNYRFQLDSKTLMYRL is encoded by the coding sequence ATGTTATTTATCGTCATATTACtactagtaatttttataatcggCGTAATATATTATATGTCACAACCCCTCGAAGAACCAACCGAAGAAGATTCTTCACCAATCCCACAAATATATGTAGATGACTCAAAATCCgatgaaaaatttgtcatgAAACCAGTACAAGATTTTAttaccaaattaaaaaaatctctgTCAAAAAATCCACTCCTACCCAAGTACGCCGACTTATTCAACAAatacgaaatttattttaccgaAGCATACGATAAATATTTCGTTAATAAAGGCATACCTAATATTCGTGAAATTTCTTTCTTTAGCATCGCGATGATTTCAAAATACGTGGagacaaacaaaaaaagttatttatccGTCGCTGAAAATCTTATACAGAATACATATGATAGATTAAACCTAACATTAACTGATAAGAAAATACCATGGAACATTAATTGGTACgacatttcaattttactaaCGCGCATGCTCGCAACCTATCAATTAACCGACGGTGATAAAGAACTTAAACAAAATTCTCacaaattaattgtaaaaataattccgaAAATTAATGAATCTTTGGGTCAGGTCCGAGACGGACTCGACTTGGCTTCAATTTTGATTACCagattaattactaattacatTAATGACCTTAACCAATTTTACAGTGACACCGAATTGGAAATATTTCCGTTCCTTGCTGAAAAAATATGCACACTTAATTACACCACCGACATTACTAGCAATGGAATTTATTTTGACGGCTCGTGTGTGGAAAATAAAGTCGcgacttttgaaaatttatcaaaattcagTGAATTTTATACAGTCGCATTTCGCACACTAGATTACCCCGTGGACATCGATGGGTTTATTACCGGAACATTTGACAAAATTCTTCACCCAACGATGAATTTTATACCTTACGGATTATTTGGAGTCGAGCCAATAATAAATTGCACTGAAATTTTGTCAAATAATTGGccgaattatgaaaaaaattcaaaatttggcgCGAAAATATTTCCTCATATTGGTCTCGGTGTATTTAAATCACCGGAATTTGTATTTTCGTTGCGTGTTCAACGTGAGGACATTGCGGCCTACGAAAGCGATCcagataattttgaatttcccgcgGGATGGATTCAAATGCGTAAATTATATCTTACAGACGTCGATTACAGTAAATATGAAAATGGAATGAAATGGCCTGAACTTAAATTACAACCAGGTGTGACATCTTTTGCTGATGACCAACcaaatgattttgaaaaattgaaacctAAATCTGGTCGCAAGCAATTTATGCGGAATGATGTTAAGTCATTGATTGGACTGCTGGAAAATGGCAAAAAAGTGGTGATGTATTGGagaaatgaatataattttgacATGTACCAAAATGTTGACGTCATTGAATTCGGGGTTTGCACGGAAAATGGTTTGGTTATGAGATATGACGTCAATAATAAATCGGATAGAGTCTTAAACATAAAATTGAGTGATAATGATATTGATGACAATTTGATGCAGTTTGAAGGTAAATTCTTGGGGATGAATTACAGCGAGGGTGTGGTGAGactggaaaaaaattctaggaaAGTAATAAATTGGCGGCAAGTTTTTCAAACGGAAGTTAAACCTTGGGTTGTTAATTTGGATAGAACGCAACAGCATATTTCCTTTTCCGTGGGaagtgataattatttgattgagTCTTATGATGATTATCATGTTGTCAGACGCAATGGGGTTTTGACACTCGCTGGTAGTTATAAGACGTTTAGTAAAGAAATTATTGATCATGAGGAAGGGGGAAATAATTATCGGTTTCAATTGGACAGTAAGACACTTATGTATCGGCTGtag